CACAACGCCGCCACTTGGCGCAGTTCCCTCAGCCACACCGCCATGGTGGTGGGTCCGGCCCTGGGGGGCCTCCTCTACGGATTCGGGAACGCCACCACGGCCTACAGCACCGAGCTCGGACTCATGCTCGTGGGTTTCATCTTCCTGATGAAGGTCGGGCCCAGACCCCGCCCCGCCCCCCGCTCCAGCGGCCTCTTCCAGAGTCTGACGGAGGGGCTGCGCTTCGTCTTCCGCGAGAAGCTGATCCTGGGGGCCCTCTCCCTGGACCTCTTCGCGGTCCTCTTCGGCGGTGCCGTCGCCCTACTCCCGGTCTTCGCCTCGGACATCCTCCACACGGGCCCCCAGGGCTTCGGCATCCTCCGTGCCACACCCGCGGTGGGTTCGGTGCTCATGAGCCTGGTCCTGGCCTTCATGCCCCCCATGAGGAAGGCCGGACGGACCCTGCTCATCTTTGTCGCCGCCTTCGGCCTCTGCTGGATTGCCTTCGCCTTCTCCCGCTGGTTCGGCCTCTCCCTGGGGCTCCTGCTCCTCTCGGGGGCCTTCGACAACGTGAGCGTGGTGTTGCGGGCCACCCTGGTGCAGTCCTACACCCCCCAGGAGATGATGGGGCGGGTCTCGGCCGTCAACGCCTTCTTCATCGGATCCAGCAACGAGCTGGGCGCCTTCGAATCCGGCATCACGGCCCGCCTCATGGGCCTCATCCCGGCTGTGGTCTTCGGCGGTTGCATGACCCTGGTGGTCGTGGCGGCCACCGCCGGACTGGTGCCCCAGCTGCGCCGCCTCGACCGCATGGATGGCCGTCAGGACTGATCAGCTTCAGCGAGTACCAGGGGCCTTGTAGGTGAGGGTGACCGGCTGGGCCGGGGCCTGTCCCTGGGACAGGGCTTTGGCGGCATCGGAGATGGCCACCGTATCCTGACCGGGAACCTGGGCGGCTGCCGCCTGGGGGACGGCCCTCTTCTGGACCGGATGGCCCTGGGTGGGCTGGGAGACGGTGTGCTTGGATGCGATCTGGGAAACGCTCATGGTAGCTCCAAGGTCCGGACTGGACCCGATCAGGCGGGCATCAGCCCATCAGAGAGAAAAGGCCGCTATCCCCGGTGGAGACCTGGGAGGCCAGCATCGGGTCCTGGGACTGCGCCTGGAGAAGGGCGGCCATGAGGTTGTCGGCATCGGTCCCGTTGGCAACGACGCCCGAGGCGTTGTAGGTCCCCGTGCCGTTCTGCATGGAGGCCAGGATGCCCGACAGGGTTTCAGGCTTGTCCTTGAAGTACGCCTTCAGCTGGCTCAGGTCACTCTGGACATCAGCCTGCTGGGTGCAGAGATCGTTCAGGGCCTTGGTCACCTCCGGCGGCGCCTGGGAAAGCTGGCTGCCGGCCGAGGAGATGGCGACGGAGTCGCCCCCGCTTCCCGCCCCGAGAGCGGCGGTGGAGTCACCACCCGTCCCGGAGAACAGCCGCTGCAGCAGGACACTGCTGACACTGGAGGCACTGGAACCGATCGGTAGGATACTCATGGAAGCTCCTGGGCAAACTCTGCTGAGCGGAATCCCACGAGCGATTTCCATGCCGCTCCATGAAACAGGGGCCCTTCCGGGCCCCCATGGCATGGAAAAGGGAAAGGTCTCAGATTTTCCAGAGTTCTACGTCCCCAATGTTCACATCCACCTGGGTCACATCCACAGGACCGTGCTTCCTTGTGAGGTAGCCGGGCTTTTCGAAGAGAAGGGTGTAGCAGCCGCTCTCCAGCCCCTTGAGCCAGAAATCCCCGTAGCTGTCCGTCACCGTGCTGCAGGTGGCCCCGGAGGCCACCTGAGTGGCCGTCACCTTGACCTCGCCCAGACACTCGTCGGCTTCCTGATCGTAGAGGGCGCCGGCGATGAACTTCTTGGGCAGCCCCAGGTAGTAGACCCTCGGCTTGATGTGGGCCAGCTCAGGCTTGAGCAGCTCGGCCCTGGCGATGAGGGCCTTGACCTTGGGATCCTCCTCGTCGCCGAAAACCATGGCCTCCGTCGGGCAGGCATCCACACAGCGGGGCTCGGACCAGCCATCATCCAGGAGGTGGGCACAGAAGGTGCATTTCTGGGCGATATTGAGGCTGTCGTTGAAGTAGATCACGTTCTCGTAAGGACAGGCATCCATGCAGATCTGGTTGCCCCGGCACTTGGCCGGGTCGATGATCACAGCCCCGTCAGCCCGCTTGTAGATCGCCTCCGACTTGCACCCCTTGATGCAGGGGGCCTCGTCGCAGTGCTGGCAGATGCTGTGTTCGTAGGTGATCATCACCTTCGGCACCTGCCCGCGGACACGGTCCTTGAGCTTGTTCCAGAACTGGCCGGTGTCCGGCTGGGGCTTGGCGATGGGCGACCAGTCGTTGGCACAGTGCTCGTCCTTGCAGGCAACCTGGCAGTTGTAGCAGCCATTGCAGACATCGTAGTTGATGACCAGAACCTTTCTGCCCATCACTCACCTCCAATCATGAAGCCCTGGAGCCCGGGTCCCGCCGTGGGATGGAAGGGGCGCCTGAAGGCATCCGGGTACTTGCGCTTGAGTTCATCCAGATCGGCCTTGGCCACATCCGCCAGGAAGCCGCTGACGGCGTGCCCCACGGCCTTCCGGGAGGTGGTGTGGGCGGGCACGATGGTGTTGATGGCCCCGCCCCGATCGATGACCCCGGGTTCGATGGGATCCCACTTGGCCCCGTGGTCGATGTAGATGACTCCGGGCATGATGCGCTCGGTGACATAGGCCCCAGCGAGCACCGCACCCCGTTCATTGAAGATCGAGACGATATCACCCTGACCGATGCCCCGTGCCTCCGCGGTGGAGGGATGGAGCCAGACCGGGTGGTACTGGTAGCCGTCGGGACCGGTGACCTTGCAGGTCTCGATCTCCCGGAGCCAGGTGATGTCCTCATGCTGGGAGTGGACGCTCCAGCGCGGGTGGTTGGAGCAGACGAGAAGGGGGTATTTCTTGCCCCGCTCTGTCCCGAGAGTCTCCTCGTGGCTGATCCCCTTGGGCACCCACTTGGGCACTGGCGGACGCTCCAGATCATCCGGGAAGTTGGCCTTGAGCCCTGTGGACTCGAACTCCAGCTTGCCGGTCGGGGTAGTCAGGGGATGCTTCTCAGGGTCCTCGTAAAAGCGCTGGAAGCCCGCAGGCTCCTTCTCCCAGCCATCGGCGGTGGGGATCACCAGGTAGCCCTTCTCCTTCAGCTCCTCCCAGGTGATGAGATCGGCGCAGCGGGAGGTCTCGTAGCCGTATTTGATGAGCTCAGGGATGCTCTTGCCGCCGGTGTATTCCTTGAGGAGCCCCAGCTTGTCCGCCAGCATGCAGACGATCTCATAGTCACTGTAGGACTCGCCCAGGGGCTCGATGCACTTCTGCTCGGGATAGAGCAGGTTGTACTG
The sequence above is drawn from the uncultured Holophaga sp. genome and encodes:
- a CDS encoding MFS transporter, producing the protein MSEHPHDPFQSLRYAEYRWFLVGTTAVFMATQIQTAVMGWQVYGITHDPLSLGLVGLSEAIPFLCLTLIGGYAADRRDRRGLALIATAVLALCACLLLVYNLHHTPSALPFYGIQFLTGIGRAFYRPTSQALGTELVPREAYHNAATWRSSLSHTAMVVGPALGGLLYGFGNATTAYSTELGLMLVGFIFLMKVGPRPRPAPRSSGLFQSLTEGLRFVFREKLILGALSLDLFAVLFGGAVALLPVFASDILHTGPQGFGILRATPAVGSVLMSLVLAFMPPMRKAGRTLLIFVAAFGLCWIAFAFSRWFGLSLGLLLLSGAFDNVSVVLRATLVQSYTPQEMMGRVSAVNAFFIGSSNELGAFESGITARLMGLIPAVVFGGCMTLVVVAATAGLVPQLRRLDRMDGRQD
- a CDS encoding 4Fe-4S dicluster domain-containing protein encodes the protein MGRKVLVINYDVCNGCYNCQVACKDEHCANDWSPIAKPQPDTGQFWNKLKDRVRGQVPKVMITYEHSICQHCDEAPCIKGCKSEAIYKRADGAVIIDPAKCRGNQICMDACPYENVIYFNDSLNIAQKCTFCAHLLDDGWSEPRCVDACPTEAMVFGDEEDPKVKALIARAELLKPELAHIKPRVYYLGLPKKFIAGALYDQEADECLGEVKVTATQVASGATCSTVTDSYGDFWLKGLESGCYTLLFEKPGYLTRKHGPVDVTQVDVNIGDVELWKI